A stretch of Candidatus Vicinibacter affinis DNA encodes these proteins:
- a CDS encoding S8 family serine peptidase, with translation MKLLCGSVTKSAIRNESLIFIVILIFIFQGGCTRSKLCQLYEESNNKGHCTQIITEKYPSEPLEPNYHFISYKCNQIILDKTHPNASNLRKYLIDNCFEKKDSCACGTSPFELWEFQTVDPIDVGTVVKSAPRGEIIGDRSENGLLLNIVFDVSNPKPTTPAEKKDTFRTISNCPNPSDTGIKIAIIDTGVDPTPDPTRNLLLRKNWLPYNDSSCFSNQNRLGLRIFTQYNQSRMPIINEPEDKVGHGTSVNGVAVGASNHNFGIMAPLRFVNVGIFENGSNQGDLFHAFCGINYALEQHPDIINISWGFKFNRDGDLKSMDSSISYAFNNFFRNASRQNIMIVAGIGNDASLISNNVRFYPACLAAEHNNVISVGAIDSNSTDIALFSNYCDASDKSVTLFTHGENIVAAFPENLQREYVTGAAYQSGTSFAVPLISRLIAVIKFNHPQIPNSNIKMYLESSAIMGSSQVRRNVSYKKLDINSILNLNICNIP, from the coding sequence ATGAAATTATTATGCGGATCCGTTACAAAATCGGCTATTAGAAATGAAAGTCTAATTTTTATAGTAATTCTAATTTTCATCTTCCAAGGGGGTTGTACAAGGAGTAAGCTTTGTCAATTGTATGAAGAATCTAATAATAAAGGACATTGTACCCAAATTATCACCGAAAAATACCCATCAGAACCTTTAGAACCAAATTATCATTTTATCTCTTACAAGTGTAATCAAATAATACTTGATAAAACTCATCCCAATGCATCCAATCTCAGAAAATATTTAATAGATAATTGCTTTGAAAAAAAGGATTCATGTGCTTGTGGAACAAGCCCTTTTGAGTTATGGGAGTTTCAAACCGTAGACCCTATAGATGTAGGCACAGTAGTTAAAAGTGCTCCAAGAGGAGAAATCATCGGGGACAGGTCAGAAAATGGTCTGCTTTTAAACATTGTTTTTGATGTTTCAAATCCAAAGCCTACAACTCCGGCAGAAAAAAAAGATACATTTAGAACAATAAGTAATTGTCCTAATCCTTCCGATACAGGCATTAAAATAGCTATAATTGACACTGGTGTAGATCCCACTCCAGACCCTACCCGTAATTTATTGTTGAGGAAAAACTGGCTGCCATACAACGACTCTAGTTGTTTCAGTAATCAAAACAGATTAGGTCTTCGAATATTTACACAGTATAATCAATCCCGGATGCCTATTATTAATGAACCCGAGGATAAAGTTGGGCATGGAACTTCAGTAAATGGCGTAGCTGTGGGTGCATCAAATCACAACTTTGGAATAATGGCACCTCTCAGATTTGTTAATGTCGGGATTTTTGAAAACGGTTCTAACCAGGGAGATTTATTTCATGCTTTTTGTGGAATAAATTATGCATTAGAACAACATCCTGATATCATAAATATAAGTTGGGGTTTTAAATTTAATAGAGATGGCGATTTGAAATCAATGGATTCTTCAATATCATATGCATTCAACAATTTTTTCAGAAATGCGAGTAGGCAAAATATTATGATTGTTGCTGGAATTGGAAATGATGCTAGCTTAATTAGTAACAATGTAAGATTTTATCCTGCGTGTTTGGCAGCCGAACACAACAATGTAATTTCGGTAGGGGCTATTGATAGTAATTCCACGGATATAGCTTTATTTTCGAATTATTGCGACGCTTCAGATAAATCTGTAACATTGTTTACACATGGTGAAAATATTGTTGCAGCATTTCCTGAAAATTTACAACGAGAATATGTAACCGGAGCAGCCTATCAAAGTGGCACTTCATTCGCTGTTCCTCTGATTAGTCGTTTGATAGCAGTTATAAAATTCAATCATCCACAAATTCCAAATAGTAATATAAAAATGTATTTAGAAAGCAGTGCAATTATGGGAAGTAGTCAAGTTCGGAGAAATGTTAGCTATAAAAAGCTGGATATAAATTCAATTTTAAACCTTAATATTTGCAATATTCCTTAA